In Streptococcus porcinus, the genomic window TCTAATAAGTTAGTCTTAACTTCTTTAAAATTAACAAGATATGACATTAGTTTCCAAAGCTTTCTGTTAATTGTGGAACAACTTGTTTTTTACGTGATACAGCTCCCGCTAGAAAAGCATGATTATTTTCTAGTGTGAAGTTGAAAGCTGCCTCAACTTTATCCATGTTGCTACCAATTGCTAAGATTTCTGAATTTGAGTTAACAATATCGGTAATCATTAAAACAAAGTCAGAATAGCCTTCCTTAGCAATAGCTTCCATAATTGCTGCTTCAATTGCTTCTTGACGCTCTAAGACTTCAGCAATATCAACTGTGTTAACTTGGGCGACACGTACAGGGCTTCCGTTTAATTCAAAAGTTTTAGCATCAATATCAATAAGCTCTGCTTCAGATTTACTTGCTAAGTTGGTACCTGCTTTTAGAAGATTCATTCCATATTCTTCTAAGTTCACTTGAGCTAACGCAGCTAATTCTTCTGCGACTTTATGGTCAGTAGCATGTGTTGTCGGTGATTTTAGAAGAAGAGTATCTGAAATTAGTCCTGACAGGAGCAAGCCTGCAATTTCTTTTGGCACTTCTACATTATTTTCTTTGTACATACGATAAACAATAGAAGATGCTGATCCCACAGGCTCAACTCTCATAAATAATGGATTAGCTGTTTCAAAGTTAGCTACTCGGTGGTGATCAACAACACCATATATTGTGACATCTGCAATATCTGCAATTGATTGTTGAAATTCATTGTGATCCGTTAAGATAACTGTGTCAACGCCTTCAGCTTGAGCAGATTCAACAAGGCGAGGTGCTGTAACTCCAAAACTTTTAAGTGCAAAATTTGTTTCTTCATTCGGTGTTCCAAGTGCTACCACTTCAGCATCCATACCATAAGCTTTTTTTGCCAGATGGGCAAAAGCATAGGATGATGCAATAGCATCTGTATCTGGGTTTTGATGACCAAAAACGAAAACTTTAGACATTTTTCTACCTCATTCTCTTTATTCACTTTATTTTAGCAGAAATGAAAACTAAAATCAAAGTATCTCAATTATTTATTATTGAAAAAAATAAGGCCGAAAGTTATTTCCAGCCTTATTTTATACTTTATGGATACGGTTCATATACTCCGTGTAGGATTCCGTCTTCATAATAGCTTTTGCATTTTGAACCCTTTCTTTAGTCGGAGGTTTCACTCCTTCTAGTGGGTAAGGAATTCCCAGCTCACGCCATTTGAATTCTCCCATCGTATGGTAGGGAAGAATTTCAAACTTATCCACATTCTTTAAGCTTGCTACAAAAGCGCCTAATCGTTCCAAATGCTCATCTATATCGGTTAATCCTGGTACCAAAACATGGCGAATCCATACCGGAATGCCTTTGTCTGAAAGGTATTGAGCAAATAACAAGATATTTTTATTGGACTGTTTAGTCACGATTTTATGCTGGTCCGCATCAATTTCTTTTATGTCCAGTAAGACCAAATCTGTAACAGCTAATAGTTTTTCTAACTTAGCATGATATTCTGGAGTCGCTCGATAAGTAAAACCACAGGTGTCAAGGGTGGTATGGACACCATACTTTTTAGCTTCAATAAACAGAGCCGTGATAAAATCAATCTGTAACATTGCCTCCCCACCAGAAACTGTAATACCTCCAGTTTTCCCCCAGAAATGTTTATAATTTAGAGCTTCTTTTAAAACATCATTAACTGTACGTTCTTTGGAATTATTGGTCTCCATTTCCCAAGTATCAGGATTGTGGCAATATTGACAACGCATTTTACAACCTTGCATAAAAATGATAAAACGAATTCCTGGGCCATCAACTGAACCGAAACTTTCAGTTGAGTGGATCATTCCAGTAACTTGCCCATAATCTATTTCAGTCATTGCATCTCCTTATACCTTGTAAACGTTTTTAACACTTTCATTATAACATTTTTCACAAAAAAGACTAGGTATGATCCTAGTCTTCATTAATTATCTGTTCTATATTAGAAACAACAACTTTTAACTTCGTAATCCGTCCATCTTTTACTTTATCGTTAGTAAGAATTAAATGTTTCCCATTACTATGGCATTCAATGCTTTCTTTTTCTTCTTGGCTCGGGATAGTACCGGTACCTGTTATATAAAAACCTGCTATCGTATCAACATCATCACTCTCAAGGTCAGTTCCAAAGTACTCATTAAACTCATTAAGTGTCATTGTCCCTACGACGATATAAGTATCTTCACCAATAACATGCACAAATTGTTCTGCTTTGTCGGTTTCGTCATCAATTTCACCAACGATTTCTTCCAGTAAATCTTCCAAGGTAACCAGTCCAGCTACTCCTCCATACTCATCTAAAAGAATTGCCATTTGGTTCTGAGTGATTCGGAGTTGACGTAATAAATCATCTACATAAATTGTTTCTGGAACAAATAAGGGTTCTTGTAAAATTCGTCGGATATTGATATTTTCAAAGCCTTCTTTAAATCCGGCATCTAATAAGCGTTTGGTGTGGACCAAGCCAATAACCTTATCCTTATCAACATCATAAACGGGGATACGTGAAAAACTTTGTTTTAAGATTTCTTGGATATTTTCTAAAGCATCGTCGTTGATATCAATCATAAAAGCATCAGTACGTGGTACCATCACTTCACGCGCCATTAATTCGTCCAGAGAGAATATCCCTTGTAACATTTCGATTTCGTCAGCGTCTAATGTTGCTTCACTGTTTGACAACATGTATTCGATTTCGTCACGTGTCATCTGTTCATCAGCATCATCAAATGTCATCGGAGTTATACGACTAAGTAAGTTAGTTGAAACAGATAAGAGCCATACAAAAGGACTGACCAACTTCCCTAAAACAATAATCACTGGTGCTGAAATAATAGCCAAGCGATCTTTTAAATTCATAGCAATCCGTTTAGGATATAATTCTCCCAGAACGATAGAAACATAAGTTAAAAAAATCAATGAGATAATTGTCCCAGCAGAGCGGGCTGTTGCTGAATTTCCTAACCAGCTTGAGATAACTTTCCCAAGGGAAGCTGATAAACTAGCTCCCTGCAAGAGGCTGATAAAGGTAATACCAACCTGGATAGTTGAAAGAAAGTGGTTAGGTTGATTTAAGACGCTCAATAATCGGACATAACTTTTATCACCGTCTGCTGCTTTTTGTTGAACTCGGGAGCGGCTTAAAGAAACAAGAGCCATCTCACTAGCAGAGAAAAAAGCGTTTAATAAAGTCAAGAAAATCAGCAATAATACTTGAAGGTATAAGGGCTGATTGACAGGGTCTTCCATTAATAAATACTCCTAAAAAGTTTATAGTATAGTCATTATATCACAGATTTTACAGAAAAGAACTCAATTTGTTATTAAGCCCTAAATTTCAATTTTTTGCCCTAAAAATTTTCTATAACAAAGAATTTTTATTAGGCAACTAATCTACTCTTAATCAGCAGCTATTTTCTCTAGCATTAGTAAAAATGGTGGGCAATTTTTCTGGTTCAAAGCTTGGTAACTCATCACGGCCACTTTTTCTTGTGGCAACTGACTCAAATAATCAAGTAGAGCATCTTTTTCCTTACGCCCTCCTTCATGGCCATAATATACCATAATAGCAATCCTACCGCCCACACGCAGAGCTCTCAATAATTTTTTAAGGGCTTCGATAGTTGTTTCTGCTCTTGTAACAATTGACTTATCAGCATTTGGTAAATATCCCAAGTTAAAGATAGCTGCATCTACTTGGTCAAGGTAATCATCGACTTTTTCATGCCCATCTTGGATCAGTTGGACATTCTCAAGCTGTGCTTTTTGCAATTTCTCCCTTGTTACCTGCAAAGCTTTTTCCTGAACGTCAAAAGCATATAGTCTTTTAACTTTTGGTGCAAAATATAGGGTATCGTTGCCATTTCCCATAGTTGCATCAACCAGAATACTATTGGTATCAAGGATAGCATCTAAAAATTGGTGAGACATGTCAAGTGGTCTTTGCATAATTGTTTACTCCTAACTTGCTAAATCACGGCGGCTAAAGACATAAAGTCCAATCAGATAAGAAACAATTATAATAACGGCCGCAATTAATAACATCATAGCATCAAGATCTAAACCAGCGAACCGATCGGTAGCATTCGCATAATAATATGGCGTCACATACTTGAGAATATCTACTTTATCAACTAGTCGGCATATAAGATCCATAAAATAGCCAAATAAAGCAAGCCCCATTCCTAAACCAACTAGCTTTTTCCTAGAAAAAGCGGAAATCATGAAGCAAATACTTGCGATTTCTACCTGCATAAGAAGTACCAAAGAATGATATTGTGCGAAGTCACTATAATTAAAAGGCATCCCTACTTTGTAAAGCGCTAGGTACTCAGGGATAATCGCTATCATATTGAAAAGTATCAGTAAGATTAAAATACTAAGATACTTCTTCCAAAAAATGTGTTTGCGACTTATCGGTAGGCTAAAGAGAAACTCTGCTGTATGAGCCTCTTCTTCCTTAGATAGCATTGATATTCCTAACATTGCTGAAAACATCGCTGCGCCAATCGAATAAATCAGAGCAATTTCTGATGAATAGTAGCCTCCTAAGGTCGCTATGGAGACTTTGTCCATTCCCAAAGCCTTTGAAATACCTCCCATGTCTTGATAGAGGTATGCAATTTCTTTAATACTATCAGCGACACTCTCGTAGAGTAGAATACATAAAGCACTACTAACGCCCACAGATAATGCCCAAATTAAAAGACTTTTTCTGTTTTCCTGTAACTCATGTCTAATAATCATCTTGTTTCCTCCTCATAATAGTGCATAAAGAGGTCCTCCAAGGATGGTTCTTCAATTAAAACATCATCAAGTTCCATTTGACTCAACTCTTTGAGTAACTCACTAGCTTTACCCTCAAAGGTGCGCGTGCTTGATTGGCCATCTTTCCATAACGTAACTACTTTTTTTTGATGTTGCATGAGATTTTCAACCCGATCAATAGTTACCAATTTTCCTTTTTTAAGAATTGCAATGCGATCACAATATGATTTGATTTCTGACAAAACATGAGAGGATAAAAAGCAAGTCTTACCATTTGCTTTCGCTTCTAACAAGAGTTGAAAGAAACGCTCTTGCATGAGAGGATCTAATCCTGACGTTGGCTCATCTAAAATTAATAAATCTGGCTGATGTTGCATCGCACAAACAATACTAACTTTTTTACGATTACCTAAAGATAAATCCTTAATTTTTTTGGTTAGCGGTACTTCTAAGAGTTGACAAATGCGATCTGATTCTCTACTACAATCTGTATTAGTATGGGCTTTAGCAGCAAAATCAATGGTCTCCTTAACCGTCATATTAGGATAAAACATAGCTTCTGAAGGCATATACCCAATATGCTCTAAGGTTTCAGACAAGGTTTGATAACGATTATTAAAAAGGGTAATTTGTCCTTTATTACAAGTGATTAGACCTAATAGACACCTTATAGTCGTTGATTTTCCAGCACCATTAGCTCCAAGGAATCCATATATTTCCCCTTTCTCAACTGTCAAAGTCAATTGATCAAGCGCAATTTGTCGACCATAGGATTTTGATAGATTTTGAATAGCAATGATTGTCTCTGTCATAATAGACTCCTTCTGGCATATCTTAGATTAGTTGACAGCCCTGATAAACATCTCTGGCTTCCATTTCTTTATCTATGGCATTTAATACTTCCCACTTATTTAGGCTCCACATAGGGCCTATTAGCATCTCCCGTGGGGCATCACCTGTAATCCGATGAATGATGATATCTTTGGGAATAATTTCTAACTGGTCACAAATAATGTTAACATAATCTTTTTGGCTCAGTAATTGCAAACGTCCTTCATGATAGTCGCGTTGCATACGCGTATTTGTCATCAAATGTAAAAGATGGAGCTTAATACCTTGAATATCATTATCTGTGACACATCTTCTTACATTTTCGATCATCATCTCGTGTGTTTCTCCCGGTAAGCCATTGATAAGATGAGCGACCACTTCAATCTTAGGGTATCTCCGAAGACGCTTTACAGTTTCCTGATACAATTCATAAGAATGAGCACGATTAATCAGTTGTGATGTTTCTTCATAAGTTGTCTGCAACCCAAGCTCTACGGTAACATGCATTTTTTCTGCCAGCTCTGCTAAATAAGAAATAACTTCATCAGGCAAACAATCTGGTCTGGTCCCAATATTGATACCAACCACACCAGGCTCAAAAATAGCTTGTTCATAACGTTCTTTAATGACTTCTAGAGAGGCATGCGTATTTGTGAAATTTTGGAAATAAACCAAATAACGGCTAACCTCTGGCCATTTTCTATGCATAAAGTCAATTTCTTTGTAAAATTGCTCCCTAATGGGGGCATCAGGTGCTACGATAGCATCTCCTGACCCCGAAACAGTACAAAAAGTACAGCCTCCATGTGCTACTGTTCCATCACGATTTGGACAATCAAAACCTGCGTCAATGGGAACTTTAAATATTTTTTCACCAAATAGTTTACGATAGTAATCATTCAGTGTTTGGTAACGTTTTTTCATATTCCCATTTTAGCACAATTTACCCTAAAAAAAACAACCCTTTCGAGTTGCTTAGTTATTATTTCTGTTTTGATTGAAATCGCCATTCAAAACGCTTTTCTTTATAGTAAGGATATAACAGATTCAAAATACCATAGCCCAGAACAAAACCGCCAATAACATCTGTAGGGTAGTGAACACCCAGGTAGATACGAGACAAGCCAATCAACAGAATAACTGTCGAAAATACAACCGTGACTAGTATTTTGGTGCTCTTCTTCTGTGAACGCCCCAGCAGAATCACCATCAGAGCCCCATATATCATCATGGCACCCATAGCATGCCCACTAGGAAAGGAATAGCCACCTGCATAAACGATATGCTCTAAACTAGGGCGTGCCCGTTGGTACACAAATTTAAAACCTGTGACTAACAATCCTGCTAAAACGCCATTCGTTAGTTGAAATAAGGCCTCAGCCTTCCATTTTTTTATCAAGAAAAGAATTACTAATACTGCAACAACAACGACTTGAGTTGAGACATTCCCCATATAGGTGATAGCTCTAAAGAAGCTTGTTAATTGATCCGGTAATGAGCCCCTAATAGCATTTTGAACCCTATCGTCAAATACCACAAGTGAATACGGATAAAATTGGACAGTATACCCCAGCATAACAAAAATTAAAAATGCAAATGATGATCTTAATAGATAAGTTTGTTTAGTTTTCATATGGTAAATTGATGTATCTTTCTAAAACTGGTTTACTAGCAATATAAACAAAATAAAATGAAATTGCAAATATTACCCCCTCTGCCAAATTGAATGGTAATACCATTGTAACTAAGTATTTGGCCACACCGATAAAGGTACCTATATCAAAATTAGCAAACTTTGCATATAAAGGAATGGCATAAAAGTAGTTTAATAACAGCATCACAAGCGTTAACATAACTGTCCCAATTAAAGTAGCTCCTATAAATTGTTTGCGTGTTTTCTTCGGATTCCAAAACATAGCAAATGCCGTTACGAATAAACCTAAAGCCAAGATATTCATTGGTAAGCCAATAAAATCATTAACGCCGCTATTGTTAAGAATCAATTTCAGCAAACTGCGTAATAACAAGACAGTATAAGCGCTTTTAAGATCTAGCAGAACTAAGGCTAACATAATAGGTATTATCGAAAATTCGATTTTTAAAAAATTAGCTCCCGGAATAATTGCAAAGCTGACAAACATTAGTAAAAAAGAAATGGTTGACAAAATTGC contains:
- a CDS encoding ABC transporter ATP-binding protein, whose amino-acid sequence is MTETIIAIQNLSKSYGRQIALDQLTLTVEKGEIYGFLGANGAGKSTTIRCLLGLITCNKGQITLFNNRYQTLSETLEHIGYMPSEAMFYPNMTVKETIDFAAKAHTNTDCSRESDRICQLLEVPLTKKIKDLSLGNRKKVSIVCAMQHQPDLLILDEPTSGLDPLMQERFFQLLLEAKANGKTCFLSSHVLSEIKSYCDRIAILKKGKLVTIDRVENLMQHQKKVVTLWKDGQSSTRTFEGKASELLKELSQMELDDVLIEEPSLEDLFMHYYEEETR
- a CDS encoding hemolysin family protein, producing MEDPVNQPLYLQVLLLIFLTLLNAFFSASEMALVSLSRSRVQQKAADGDKSYVRLLSVLNQPNHFLSTIQVGITFISLLQGASLSASLGKVISSWLGNSATARSAGTIISLIFLTYVSIVLGELYPKRIAMNLKDRLAIISAPVIIVLGKLVSPFVWLLSVSTNLLSRITPMTFDDADEQMTRDEIEYMLSNSEATLDADEIEMLQGIFSLDELMAREVMVPRTDAFMIDINDDALENIQEILKQSFSRIPVYDVDKDKVIGLVHTKRLLDAGFKEGFENINIRRILQEPLFVPETIYVDDLLRQLRITQNQMAILLDEYGGVAGLVTLEDLLEEIVGEIDDETDKAEQFVHVIGEDTYIVVGTMTLNEFNEYFGTDLESDDVDTIAGFYITGTGTIPSQEEKESIECHSNGKHLILTNDKVKDGRITKLKVVVSNIEQIINED
- a CDS encoding tRNA (mnm(5)s(2)U34)-methyltransferase is translated as MQRPLDMSHQFLDAILDTNSILVDATMGNGNDTLYFAPKVKRLYAFDVQEKALQVTREKLQKAQLENVQLIQDGHEKVDDYLDQVDAAIFNLGYLPNADKSIVTRAETTIEALKKLLRALRVGGRIAIMVYYGHEGGRKEKDALLDYLSQLPQEKVAVMSYQALNQKNCPPFLLMLEKIAAD
- a CDS encoding phosphatase PAP2 family protein; its protein translation is MKTKQTYLLRSSFAFLIFVMLGYTVQFYPYSLVVFDDRVQNAIRGSLPDQLTSFFRAITYMGNVSTQVVVVAVLVILFLIKKWKAEALFQLTNGVLAGLLVTGFKFVYQRARPSLEHIVYAGGYSFPSGHAMGAMMIYGALMVILLGRSQKKSTKILVTVVFSTVILLIGLSRIYLGVHYPTDVIGGFVLGYGILNLLYPYYKEKRFEWRFQSKQK
- a CDS encoding TIGR01212 family radical SAM protein (This family includes YhcC from E. coli K-12, an uncharacterized radical SAM protein.) is translated as MKKRYQTLNDYYRKLFGEKIFKVPIDAGFDCPNRDGTVAHGGCTFCTVSGSGDAIVAPDAPIREQFYKEIDFMHRKWPEVSRYLVYFQNFTNTHASLEVIKERYEQAIFEPGVVGINIGTRPDCLPDEVISYLAELAEKMHVTVELGLQTTYEETSQLINRAHSYELYQETVKRLRRYPKIEVVAHLINGLPGETHEMMIENVRRCVTDNDIQGIKLHLLHLMTNTRMQRDYHEGRLQLLSQKDYVNIICDQLEIIPKDIIIHRITGDAPREMLIGPMWSLNKWEVLNAIDKEMEARDVYQGCQLI
- the pflA gene encoding pyruvate formate-lyase-activating protein; the protein is MTEIDYGQVTGMIHSTESFGSVDGPGIRFIIFMQGCKMRCQYCHNPDTWEMETNNSKERTVNDVLKEALNYKHFWGKTGGITVSGGEAMLQIDFITALFIEAKKYGVHTTLDTCGFTYRATPEYHAKLEKLLAVTDLVLLDIKEIDADQHKIVTKQSNKNILLFAQYLSDKGIPVWIRHVLVPGLTDIDEHLERLGAFVASLKNVDKFEILPYHTMGEFKWRELGIPYPLEGVKPPTKERVQNAKAIMKTESYTEYMNRIHKV
- a CDS encoding ABC transporter permease subunit translates to MIIRHELQENRKSLLIWALSVGVSSALCILLYESVADSIKEIAYLYQDMGGISKALGMDKVSIATLGGYYSSEIALIYSIGAAMFSAMLGISMLSKEEEAHTAEFLFSLPISRKHIFWKKYLSILILLILFNMIAIIPEYLALYKVGMPFNYSDFAQYHSLVLLMQVEIASICFMISAFSRKKLVGLGMGLALFGYFMDLICRLVDKVDILKYVTPYYYANATDRFAGLDLDAMMLLIAAVIIIVSYLIGLYVFSRRDLAS
- a CDS encoding ECF transporter S component, coding for MSKTHRLVMIAILSTISFLLMFVSFAIIPGANFLKIEFSIIPIMLALVLLDLKSAYTVLLLRSLLKLILNNSGVNDFIGLPMNILALGLFVTAFAMFWNPKKTRKQFIGATLIGTVMLTLVMLLLNYFYAIPLYAKFANFDIGTFIGVAKYLVTMVLPFNLAEGVIFAISFYFVYIASKPVLERYINLPYEN
- a CDS encoding manganese-dependent inorganic pyrophosphatase; protein product: MSKVFVFGHQNPDTDAIASSYAFAHLAKKAYGMDAEVVALGTPNEETNFALKSFGVTAPRLVESAQAEGVDTVILTDHNEFQQSIADIADVTIYGVVDHHRVANFETANPLFMRVEPVGSASSIVYRMYKENNVEVPKEIAGLLLSGLISDTLLLKSPTTHATDHKVAEELAALAQVNLEEYGMNLLKAGTNLASKSEAELIDIDAKTFELNGSPVRVAQVNTVDIAEVLERQEAIEAAIMEAIAKEGYSDFVLMITDIVNSNSEILAIGSNMDKVEAAFNFTLENNHAFLAGAVSRKKQVVPQLTESFGN